From a single Endozoicomonas euniceicola genomic region:
- the rpiA gene encoding ribose-5-phosphate isomerase RpiA: protein MTQDELKKATAEAALERILPHLEDDMIIGIGTGSTANFFIDALADHKTKFDGCVASSEASAERLKGHGIPVYDLNSVSSLRFYIDGADETNEHLHLIKGGGAALTREKIVAAVADEFICIADGSKKVDVLGEFPLPVEVIPMARSYVARELVKLGGDPAYREGVMTDNGNVILDVWNMQIIDPVATEEAINQIVGVVTNGLFAARPANVLLLGTEEGVKTITA from the coding sequence ATGACTCAGGACGAACTGAAAAAGGCAACGGCAGAAGCCGCTCTGGAACGTATTCTTCCACATCTGGAAGATGACATGATCATTGGTATCGGTACAGGTTCAACCGCTAACTTCTTTATTGATGCCCTGGCAGATCACAAGACGAAATTTGATGGCTGTGTGGCCAGTTCTGAAGCCTCTGCAGAACGTCTTAAAGGTCACGGTATTCCCGTTTATGATCTGAACAGTGTTTCCAGCCTGCGCTTTTATATCGATGGCGCTGATGAAACCAATGAACACTTGCACCTGATCAAAGGGGGTGGCGCGGCACTGACCCGTGAAAAAATTGTAGCGGCCGTGGCGGATGAATTTATCTGCATTGCGGATGGCAGCAAGAAAGTCGATGTGTTGGGTGAGTTCCCTCTGCCCGTTGAAGTGATTCCAATGGCTCGCAGCTATGTTGCCCGTGAACTGGTTAAGCTGGGTGGTGATCCGGCTTACCGGGAAGGCGTCATGACTGACAATGGTAATGTCATTCTGGATGTCTGGAATATGCAAATTATTGATCCGGTTGCTACGGAAGAGGCAATCAACCAGATCGTTGGTGTAGTCACTAACGGCTTATTTGCTGCCCGACCAGCCAATGTACTGTTGCTGGGTACTGAAGAAGGCGTGAAAACCATCACTGCCTGA